From a single Methanofollis sp. W23 genomic region:
- a CDS encoding cation:proton antiporter, translating into MDPLAQVILILVAAKAGGELLERMGYPAQVGEIAAGIILGPSVLGLVTFEEPLAFLSEIGIIALLFVSGVRLSLKSFAASEKAAVSTAFTGVVLPFALGWGLGVLMDFSFLETFFIGTALSISSIGISVRSLIDLRSLETPSGATIVGAAVIDDVLGVVLLAALIAVASGSEGSLLYTLIGGSVFIAGSVVVGRRVLPVVLARTRGARTHELAYTAAIVIALLMAWLADFAGLHYSIGAFMAGMILGEEIRSDRSLFDGIADFAFGFFVTIFFASIGLLVVVTPETLLSPFVLPLILLAFVGKVLGGFLGAAPFMATRAEALVVGFGLFPRGEIALVVSQIALAAGVIDHSLFSGFTVMVVVSVLLTPVLMAWGYSRVPFRDDRPPAGAR; encoded by the coding sequence ATGGACCCGCTGGCCCAGGTCATCCTCATCCTCGTCGCCGCAAAGGCTGGAGGCGAACTCCTTGAGCGGATGGGATATCCGGCGCAGGTCGGGGAGATCGCAGCCGGGATCATTCTCGGCCCCTCGGTGCTCGGGCTCGTGACCTTCGAGGAACCGCTTGCCTTCCTCTCTGAGATCGGGATCATCGCTCTCCTCTTTGTCAGCGGGGTGAGGCTGAGCCTGAAGTCGTTTGCCGCCTCTGAGAAGGCGGCGGTCTCGACGGCCTTCACCGGTGTCGTCCTTCCGTTCGCTCTCGGGTGGGGCCTGGGGGTCTTGATGGACTTTTCTTTTCTTGAGACCTTCTTCATCGGGACTGCCCTCTCCATCAGTTCGATCGGGATCTCGGTCAGGAGTCTTATCGACCTCCGTAGCCTGGAAACCCCCTCAGGGGCGACGATCGTGGGGGCGGCGGTCATCGACGATGTGCTCGGGGTCGTCCTTCTCGCCGCCCTCATCGCCGTCGCCTCAGGGAGCGAGGGGTCGTTGCTGTACACCCTCATCGGAGGGAGTGTCTTCATCGCGGGAAGTGTCGTGGTCGGGCGGCGGGTGCTCCCGGTGGTGCTTGCCAGGACACGGGGCGCCCGCACCCATGAACTGGCCTATACGGCGGCGATCGTCATTGCCCTGCTGATGGCCTGGCTCGCCGATTTTGCCGGGCTCCACTATTCTATCGGGGCGTTCATGGCCGGGATGATCCTGGGCGAGGAGATCAGGAGCGATCGGTCGCTCTTCGACGGGATCGCCGATTTCGCCTTCGGATTCTTTGTCACCATCTTCTTTGCGTCCATCGGGCTGTTAGTAGTGGTGACTCCCGAGACGCTCCTCTCCCCCTTTGTCCTCCCGCTCATCCTCCTCGCCTTTGTCGGCAAGGTGCTGGGGGGGTTCCTCGGCGCCGCACCCTTCATGGCAACCCGTGCCGAGGCACTGGTCGTCGGGTTCGGGCTCTTCCCGCGGGGCGAGATCGCCCTGGTCGTCTCTCAGATCGCCCTCGCCGCCGGGGTCATCGACCATAGCCTCTTCTCGGGGTTCACGGTGATGGTGGTCGTCTCGGTCCTCCTCACCCCCGTCCTGATGGCCTGGGGGTACAGCCGGGTGCCGTTCAGAGATGACCGGCCACCCGCAGGTGCGAGATGA
- a CDS encoding HAMP domain-containing sensor histidine kinase: MKCRKERPFNQYLMAFFILFIVTVIAILSSVSYIEARDELVEKNLLLQEETEKSILQWMTLVDAGLKKYDDSLNEKMRNGFKGFLEEYERSGRDPSQMNLWKLKEDLGGEMDLYIVNADGVIEYSTYEKEVGLDFKEVPYFYEYITDLREAGTFSADRVVREQSTRKVRKFAYMPTPDHRYLFELGLVTDMLKDRSLDLSYVETGENLKELNPDLTTVRFFDTMGNVVGNKSYVMPPLQQARVERALAERAGATYQDSAHLTEVHYLFLDLQDPDYASDMSVVIELTYTTAPLQQKLNTLFISQLTISLLAVLLSIVLAYGGSRYISGPISEVVEDIDQIAHGDLDHTIRQTKGIEFSRLENAINAMVLVLKENIRRTHESEEALRHYSENLETIVDQRTAELKVANEEANLYLDIMSHDINNANAVSMGYTQLLLLKLPQTEREDVERIRQSILRSSGIIQNVATIRRIHQEDIPLRTVDLDSVIREEVGHHHEEQVRYERRKKVLVRADALLPEVFSNLIGNALKFMEEDGTVCIRVEDREDEVLVSVEDTGPGIPDPMKESVFNRFKKGEHMQSGKGLGLYIVRSLVERYGGTVWADDRVKGAPEKGAAVRFTLQKVQDREEGRQA; this comes from the coding sequence TTGAAGTGTCGCAAAGAACGTCCATTCAACCAGTACCTGATGGCGTTCTTCATCCTCTTCATCGTCACCGTCATCGCGATCCTCTCCTCTGTCTCCTATATCGAGGCAAGAGACGAACTCGTCGAGAAGAACCTCCTTCTCCAGGAAGAGACTGAGAAGAGTATTCTCCAGTGGATGACTCTCGTCGACGCCGGCCTGAAAAAATACGACGACAGCCTCAACGAAAAGATGCGGAACGGCTTCAAGGGTTTCCTGGAAGAGTACGAGCGTTCTGGCCGCGACCCCTCACAAATGAACCTCTGGAAACTGAAAGAAGATCTCGGCGGAGAGATGGACCTCTACATTGTCAATGCCGACGGGGTCATCGAATACTCCACCTATGAAAAAGAGGTCGGCCTGGACTTCAAGGAGGTCCCATACTTCTACGAGTACATCACCGATCTTCGCGAGGCAGGCACCTTCTCGGCCGACCGGGTGGTACGTGAACAGTCCACCAGGAAAGTGCGGAAATTTGCCTACATGCCCACCCCCGACCACCGCTACCTCTTCGAACTTGGGTTGGTCACCGACATGCTCAAAGACCGCAGTCTTGACCTCTCCTATGTCGAAACCGGCGAGAACCTCAAGGAACTCAACCCCGACCTGACGACGGTCAGGTTCTTTGACACCATGGGCAATGTCGTCGGGAACAAGAGTTATGTGATGCCCCCGCTCCAGCAGGCGCGGGTGGAACGTGCGCTTGCAGAGCGGGCCGGGGCGACATACCAGGACTCCGCCCACCTGACCGAGGTCCATTACCTCTTCCTCGATCTCCAGGACCCCGACTATGCCTCTGACATGAGCGTGGTGATCGAACTCACCTATACGACCGCCCCTCTCCAGCAGAAACTCAACACCCTCTTCATCTCGCAACTGACGATCTCCCTCCTTGCCGTCCTCCTCAGCATCGTCCTTGCCTATGGCGGGAGTCGTTACATCTCCGGCCCGATCTCTGAGGTGGTCGAGGACATCGACCAGATCGCACACGGCGACCTCGACCACACGATCCGGCAGACCAAGGGGATCGAATTTTCCAGACTGGAGAACGCGATCAACGCGATGGTCCTGGTGCTTAAAGAGAATATCAGACGCACCCATGAATCTGAGGAGGCACTGAGACACTATTCCGAGAACCTGGAAACGATCGTCGACCAGAGGACGGCCGAACTCAAAGTGGCAAACGAAGAGGCGAACCTCTACCTGGACATCATGTCCCACGACATCAACAATGCCAACGCCGTATCAATGGGATATACCCAGCTCCTGCTCCTGAAACTTCCCCAGACAGAGAGAGAAGACGTGGAGCGGATCAGGCAGAGCATTCTCAGGAGTTCAGGGATCATCCAGAATGTCGCGACGATCCGGAGGATCCACCAGGAGGATATCCCGCTCAGGACCGTGGACCTGGACAGCGTGATCAGGGAAGAGGTGGGCCATCACCATGAGGAGCAGGTGAGATATGAGAGGCGCAAGAAGGTGCTGGTCCGGGCCGACGCCCTCCTCCCTGAGGTCTTCTCCAACCTCATCGGGAACGCCCTCAAGTTCATGGAAGAGGACGGCACGGTCTGCATCAGGGTCGAGGACAGGGAAGACGAGGTGCTGGTCTCGGTGGAGGACACCGGCCCTGGCATCCCTGACCCCATGAAGGAGTCGGTCTTCAACAGGTTCAAGAAGGGAGAGCACATGCAGAGTGGAAAGGGGCTCGGGCTCTATATCGTCAGGTCGCTGGTGGAGCGCTACGGCGGAACGGTCTGGGCCGACGACCGGGTGAAGGGTGCCCCTGAGAAGGGGGCGGCGGTGCGCTTCACCCTGCAGAAGGTCCAGGATAGGGAAGAGGGGCGGCAGGCATAA
- a CDS encoding CBS domain-containing protein, whose amino-acid sequence MHPAEVPVTTVMDEEILSVLPDTPLPEVFETFSRLGCTDLVVAGPEGHFLGFITALDLLASVGPVVGVRSRGRERCIECLLRRETAVAADIMTRRHISVPATATLRHAIEAMERYRYPALVVVDERGVAVGRLEACMVISHLRVAGHL is encoded by the coding sequence ATGCACCCCGCCGAGGTCCCGGTCACCACGGTGATGGACGAGGAGATCCTCTCCGTCCTCCCTGACACCCCCCTCCCTGAGGTCTTCGAGACCTTTTCCAGGCTCGGGTGCACCGACCTCGTCGTTGCAGGACCTGAGGGCCACTTCCTCGGGTTCATCACCGCCCTCGACCTCCTTGCCTCGGTCGGCCCGGTGGTGGGCGTGCGGAGCAGGGGGCGTGAACGCTGTATCGAGTGTCTTCTCAGACGGGAGACGGCGGTGGCCGCCGATATCATGACCCGCCGCCACATCTCGGTCCCGGCGACGGCCACCCTTCGCCACGCGATCGAGGCGATGGAACGCTACCGCTACCCGGCCCTCGTCGTCGTCGACGAGCGCGGCGTCGCCGTCGGCCGCCTTGAGGCCTGCATGGTCATCTCGCACCTGCGGGTGGCCGGTCATCTCTGA
- a CDS encoding radical SAM protein: MTTIIYESKGRAREYSELAANLYRGCDHGCVYCYAPRVTRQKKEAYIKPTVREGVINKFLNDAIELENKHEKRYVLLSFTTDPYMHLDERYQLTRKAIQILLNHNLKVSILTKGGLRSQRDFDLLASQPENTMYGATLVFTDEKMRETIEPYAAPTDERIMMLKEAHEMGIFTYVSLEPVWDPKQSLKLIDTTHEYVDLFKVGKLNYHPQQQNIDWKAFRENIIHKMEEYGNDYYIKNDLMKY, from the coding sequence ATGACAACTATTATTTATGAAAGTAAAGGAAGAGCACGCGAATATTCAGAGTTAGCAGCAAACCTCTATCGCGGGTGTGATCATGGGTGTGTTTATTGTTATGCTCCTCGCGTAACCCGACAAAAAAAAGAAGCGTATATTAAACCAACAGTAAGGGAAGGTGTAATCAATAAATTTCTAAATGATGCAATTGAATTAGAAAATAAACACGAAAAAAGATATGTCCTTCTTTCTTTTACAACAGATCCCTATATGCATCTTGATGAGAGGTATCAACTTACCCGAAAAGCGATACAAATTCTGTTAAACCACAATCTCAAGGTTTCAATACTAACAAAGGGTGGGCTTAGATCTCAGAGAGACTTCGATCTTCTCGCATCTCAACCTGAAAATACAATGTATGGTGCCACACTTGTTTTTACTGATGAAAAAATGAGAGAGACCATTGAACCTTATGCTGCACCAACAGATGAGAGGATCATGATGCTGAAGGAAGCTCATGAAATGGGAATATTTACTTATGTCTCATTAGAGCCAGTATGGGATCCAAAGCAGAGTTTAAAATTAATAGACACTACTCATGAATATGTTGATTTGTTTAAAGTTGGTAAATTAAATTATCATCCACAGCAACAAAATATAGATTGGAAAGCGTTTCGTGAAAATATAATTCATAAAATGGAAGAATATGGAAATGATTACTATATAAAAAATGATTTAATGAAATACTAA
- a CDS encoding PKD domain-containing protein codes for MNVKRIMPLLGIMILCAFGTQGALAQDQGNENVSIMLMPESAEVMLNETTDIAVILETAPQGLAGFNLTITIEDPAIGEIVDLNFSDWAFSPENGSLPADSVWAQALDPEGLAGESNITLCTATVRGDAEGMSAITVTPETIEGVNGTLYNATVVPGELNVTGKSPTPAGLAAEFEADMTAGVVPLNVTFTDLSTGNVTTWAWDFGDGTNSTEQDPVHTYEEGGIYTVSLTVSDETNETDTMVREDYIMVSGGPAPPVGPAAEFEADTTEGEAPLNVTFTDLSTGNVTTWAWDFGDGTNSTEQNPVHTYGDDGVYTVSLTISDETNETDTMVKEDYINVSGVAPPPVGPAAEFEADTTEGEAPLNVTFTDLSTGNVTAWAWDFGDGTNSTEQSPVHTYDEGGIYTVSLTVSDEMNETDTMVKEGYINVSEVMPVGISFRPSTTSVRVGNTTDLDIVLASAEEGLAGYSLNLSVSDPAAANITAITFPDWAGFNETSLFPNSTAWMEAVDLDDAVRANATEVVLGTVTLEGVRAGTAELQVEVRVMDADGGAVLDPPTTPASITITPPPPFPGYENASTDPNGDGKYEDVNGNGIIDYDDVVVFFTDMQWIEENNLVAIFDFNNNGELDYDDVATLAMMV; via the coding sequence ATGAACGTGAAGCGTATTATGCCGCTTCTCGGCATCATGATCCTCTGTGCCTTCGGGACACAGGGAGCCCTGGCGCAGGACCAGGGGAATGAGAACGTCTCGATCATGCTCATGCCCGAGTCGGCCGAGGTGATGCTCAACGAGACGACAGATATTGCAGTGATCCTGGAGACGGCCCCGCAGGGACTGGCCGGTTTTAACCTCACCATCACCATTGAAGACCCAGCGATCGGCGAGATCGTCGACCTGAACTTTTCGGACTGGGCGTTCTCTCCAGAGAACGGTTCATTGCCTGCAGACTCTGTCTGGGCCCAGGCACTCGACCCCGAGGGGCTTGCAGGTGAATCGAACATCACGCTCTGCACCGCCACCGTGCGCGGAGACGCCGAAGGGATGAGTGCGATCACCGTTACGCCTGAAACGATCGAAGGCGTCAATGGCACACTCTACAATGCGACAGTCGTCCCTGGCGAACTGAATGTGACCGGTAAATCCCCGACGCCTGCCGGACTTGCGGCCGAGTTCGAGGCCGACATGACCGCCGGCGTCGTCCCGCTCAATGTCACCTTCACCGACCTTTCAACCGGGAACGTGACGACGTGGGCATGGGACTTTGGCGACGGCACCAACTCGACCGAGCAGGACCCGGTCCATACCTATGAGGAGGGCGGCATCTACACCGTCAGTCTCACTGTCTCTGACGAGACAAACGAGACCGACACCATGGTCAGGGAAGACTACATCATGGTCAGCGGCGGCCCGGCGCCGCCGGTCGGGCCTGCGGCCGAGTTCGAGGCCGACACCACTGAGGGCGAGGCGCCGCTCAATGTCACCTTCACCGACCTTTCAACCGGGAACGTGACCACATGGGCATGGGACTTTGGCGACGGCACCAACTCAACCGAGCAGAACCCGGTCCACACCTACGGGGATGACGGGGTCTACACGGTCAGTCTCACGATCTCGGACGAGACAAACGAGACCGACACCATGGTCAAGGAAGACTACATCAATGTCTCAGGCGTCGCACCGCCGCCGGTCGGACCTGCGGCCGAGTTCGAGGCCGACACCACTGAGGGCGAGGCGCCGCTCAATGTCACCTTCACCGACCTCTCGACCGGGAACGTGACCGCGTGGGCATGGGACTTTGGCGACGGCACCAACTCGACCGAGCAGAGCCCGGTCCATACCTACGATGAGGGCGGCATCTACACGGTCAGTCTCACCGTCTCTGACGAGATGAACGAGACCGACACCATGGTCAAAGAGGGCTACATCAACGTCAGCGAGGTAATGCCTGTCGGAATCTCGTTCAGGCCGTCCACTACCTCTGTCCGGGTCGGAAACACAACCGATCTTGACATCGTCCTCGCCTCGGCAGAGGAAGGGCTTGCCGGATACTCACTGAACCTGAGCGTCAGCGACCCGGCCGCCGCAAACATCACCGCGATCACCTTCCCTGACTGGGCAGGATTCAACGAGACTTCGTTGTTCCCGAACTCCACCGCATGGATGGAAGCCGTCGATCTCGATGACGCCGTCCGTGCAAACGCCACTGAAGTGGTACTCGGGACTGTGACCCTCGAAGGGGTGAGAGCAGGGACTGCCGAACTCCAGGTCGAGGTGCGGGTGATGGACGCGGACGGCGGCGCGGTACTTGACCCGCCGACCACACCGGCCAGCATCACCATCACCCCGCCGCCGCCGTTCCCAGGGTATGAAAACGCATCCACCGACCCGAATGGGGACGGGAAGTACGAAGACGTCAATGGGAATGGTATCATCGACTATGACGATGTCGTCGTGTTCTTTACCGACATGCAGTGGATCGAGGAGAACAACCTGGTTGCAATCTTCGACTTCAACAACAATGGCGAACTCGACTACGACGATGTGGCGACACTTGCCATGATGGTCTAA
- a CDS encoding FkbM family methyltransferase, protein MISRRFSSSIPQSPTARNTIHPHPATIYILSHVSLRRGGIEIPTHTIQQSRTEALVRRTLDEVWERKRAENGKDDRLALAAVEKINALFLWAGTPLELGFRERHPEVFKESVGVLAGAVGDPAKYDRVRALLSDERSKEIFDWLVGYRVAYALIGNGALDLCPPPIARDEFWRLQRETERYRSGRYYHYEGSIVHSDAYVFNTIWLQEQYRVEGVCEPQPGDVVVDAGACWGETAVWFSRFIGSTGQVHAFEPAEANRQVIERVVEKNDLSSSVVTVPLGLWDKEMTLTFSGSGRMFRQSAGGGAEVPVTTLDRYVEETELARVDFIKMDIEGAELPALAGAEKSIRQFRPDLAISVYHRADDLTGVPMYLASLVPEYRMYLRHYTPGPDESVLYATVR, encoded by the coding sequence TTGATCTCACGAAGATTCTCTTCTTCAATCCCGCAGTCACCAACTGCAAGGAATACTATCCATCCCCACCCCGCCACAATCTATATCCTCTCCCACGTCTCTCTCCGGCGCGGGGGGATCGAGATCCCGACACACACCATTCAGCAGAGCCGCACCGAGGCACTGGTACGCCGGACCCTCGACGAGGTCTGGGAGCGGAAGCGGGCAGAGAACGGGAAGGACGACCGCCTGGCCCTGGCGGCGGTCGAAAAGATCAACGCCCTCTTTCTCTGGGCCGGGACGCCGCTCGAACTCGGGTTCAGGGAGCGTCACCCTGAAGTCTTCAAGGAGTCGGTCGGGGTGCTTGCCGGGGCGGTCGGCGACCCGGCGAAATACGATCGAGTCAGGGCGCTCCTCTCTGACGAGCGCTCGAAAGAGATCTTCGACTGGCTCGTCGGCTACCGCGTCGCCTACGCCCTCATTGGTAACGGGGCGCTCGACCTCTGCCCGCCGCCGATCGCGCGCGACGAGTTCTGGCGGCTGCAGCGGGAGACCGAACGCTACCGCTCAGGACGGTATTACCACTACGAGGGGAGCATCGTCCACTCCGACGCCTACGTCTTCAACACCATCTGGCTCCAGGAGCAGTACCGGGTCGAAGGGGTCTGCGAACCGCAGCCAGGCGACGTCGTCGTCGACGCCGGGGCATGCTGGGGGGAGACCGCGGTCTGGTTCTCCAGGTTCATCGGCTCCACGGGCCAGGTCCATGCCTTCGAACCGGCAGAAGCGAACAGGCAGGTGATCGAGCGGGTGGTCGAGAAGAACGATCTCTCCTCTTCGGTTGTCACCGTCCCCCTTGGACTCTGGGATAAGGAGATGACCCTCACCTTCTCAGGGAGCGGGAGGATGTTCCGGCAGAGTGCCGGGGGCGGGGCCGAGGTGCCGGTGACCACCCTCGACCGTTATGTCGAAGAGACCGAACTTGCCCGCGTCGACTTCATCAAGATGGACATCGAGGGCGCCGAACTCCCCGCCCTCGCCGGGGCCGAGAAGAGCATCAGACAGTTCCGGCCAGACCTCGCCATCTCGGTCTACCACCGGGCAGACGACCTCACCGGGGTTCCGATGTACCTCGCCTCCCTGGTGCCTGAGTACAGGATGTACCTCCGCCACTACACCCCCGGCCCTGACGAGAGCGTTCTCTATGCGACGGTGCGGTGA
- a CDS encoding radical SAM protein translates to MVQKRWIKRTVGKSEIYYDRTSGAIHTYPPHDMERDEVWVPPESHPLAPLRLYYDPTYRCNLSCRHCITRSSPTADASGELTLNQACTLLSECARAGILDVAVTGGEPFVYQEIFPLIAQIRNCGMNVMISTNGLLVSEKVAARLARLGVLDVRVSFEGAEEINDNVRGKGTYQKALRAVNNLIKTGNHTVVRLTLSGRSEDHLEDLFADLASAGVHEVKASAIKEVGRAADPENADLLGYTADLESAQRLQDLGALFGIEVQLSSDDFPLTPREANDHKLRFDEGANCGAGFATAYVSPYGEVLPCSSMPHVSFGNVASERFMEIWTGERARRFRELVATCGTQLICKAPCFSAENLDLAMRPRSGTFSQSSSKMANKP, encoded by the coding sequence ATGGTTCAGAAACGATGGATCAAAAGAACGGTGGGGAAATCTGAGATCTACTATGACCGGACGTCCGGGGCCATCCACACCTACCCGCCCCACGACATGGAGAGGGACGAGGTCTGGGTGCCGCCGGAAAGTCACCCGCTCGCCCCGCTCCGCCTGTATTATGACCCGACGTACCGGTGCAACCTCTCATGCCGGCATTGCATTACAAGGTCGTCGCCGACAGCAGACGCCTCTGGAGAACTCACTCTCAACCAGGCCTGTACGCTTCTTTCAGAATGTGCACGGGCGGGAATCCTTGACGTCGCAGTGACCGGGGGAGAGCCTTTTGTGTACCAGGAGATCTTCCCGCTCATCGCTCAGATCCGCAATTGCGGCATGAACGTGATGATCTCGACCAACGGGCTGCTCGTCTCAGAGAAGGTGGCGGCCAGACTGGCACGACTCGGCGTCCTCGACGTGCGGGTCAGTTTTGAGGGAGCGGAGGAGATCAACGACAATGTCAGGGGGAAAGGAACGTACCAGAAGGCATTACGCGCCGTGAACAACCTGATCAAGACCGGGAACCATACGGTGGTCAGGCTTACCCTCTCTGGCCGGAGCGAGGACCATCTCGAAGACCTTTTCGCCGACCTGGCCTCCGCCGGCGTGCATGAAGTGAAGGCGTCGGCGATCAAAGAGGTGGGCCGTGCCGCCGACCCTGAGAACGCCGATCTCCTCGGCTATACCGCCGACCTGGAGAGTGCACAGCGCCTCCAGGATCTTGGGGCGCTTTTTGGCATCGAAGTCCAGCTCTCCTCCGACGACTTCCCGCTCACGCCCAGAGAGGCCAACGATCATAAACTCAGATTTGACGAGGGTGCAAACTGCGGGGCCGGGTTTGCGACGGCATATGTCTCACCGTACGGGGAAGTGCTCCCCTGCTCCTCGATGCCGCACGTCTCCTTCGGGAATGTCGCCTCTGAACGGTTCATGGAGATCTGGACCGGGGAACGCGCGCGCCGCTTCAGGGAACTGGTCGCGACCTGCGGGACGCAGCTCATCTGCAAGGCCCCGTGCTTCTCGGCAGAAAACCTCGACCTGGCGATGCGCCCGAGATCAGGCACATTTTCTCAGAGTTCCAGCAAGATGGCGAACAAGCCATAG
- the tcmP gene encoding three-Cys-motif partner protein TcmP, whose protein sequence is MEFYQDDEGILYNPVKWHTWKKHAFIESYLNIWKEKVKHNPPSLDIFDLYAGTGMCYCEDAEKHNIPESTWDGSSVLSAKCLEDYKNGRYLFLNTYNQIEEYCEKQKNNLRELSKKIRGENDSKTIITSCLIEEAVEEAIEFGDRCNIFRYPTLWILDPCAAKDLPWGVVERIAKLQRPYPHKTKGQQIKKPELIINLMTSDLQRNVDINPHIVSAAFGMKEYEWRPEFDELIKQGKNYRQAIVEIYAQRLSQYYQKPPIIVEINTKNESAIVFCLFLCLDNDAAYYLSRLDGMKEYNARLFQWKQDARRMVAEERLPPGQTKLF, encoded by the coding sequence ATGGAGTTCTATCAAGATGATGAAGGTATATTATATAATCCTGTAAAATGGCATACCTGGAAAAAACATGCATTTATTGAATCTTATTTAAATATCTGGAAAGAAAAAGTGAAACATAACCCTCCTTCCCTAGACATATTTGATCTTTATGCCGGTACTGGTATGTGTTATTGTGAAGATGCTGAAAAACATAATATTCCTGAGTCAACTTGGGACGGTTCATCAGTTTTATCAGCGAAATGTCTAGAAGATTATAAAAATGGGCGATATTTATTTTTAAATACTTATAATCAAATTGAGGAATATTGTGAAAAACAAAAAAACAATTTAAGGGAATTATCAAAAAAAATACGAGGAGAAAATGATAGCAAAACAATAATTACATCATGTCTGATCGAAGAAGCAGTTGAAGAAGCAATAGAATTTGGAGACAGGTGTAATATTTTTCGATATCCTACATTATGGATTCTTGATCCATGTGCAGCGAAGGATCTACCCTGGGGGGTGGTTGAAAGAATCGCTAAACTTCAGAGGCCTTATCCACATAAAACAAAGGGCCAGCAAATAAAAAAACCCGAATTGATTATTAATTTGATGACATCTGATCTTCAAAGGAATGTAGATATTAATCCTCATATTGTTAGTGCTGCTTTCGGTATGAAGGAATATGAATGGCGCCCTGAATTTGATGAATTAATAAAACAAGGGAAGAATTATCGTCAGGCAATTGTAGAAATATATGCTCAAAGGCTTTCACAATATTATCAGAAACCTCCGATTATTGTAGAGATAAATACCAAAAATGAATCCGCCATTGTATTTTGTTTGTTTTTATGTTTAGATAATGATGCTGCATACTATTTATCTCGGTTAGATGGAATGAAGGAATACAATGCGAGATTATTTCAATGGAAACAAGATGCAAGACGAATGGTAGCAGAAGAGAGGTTACCTCCTGGGCAGACCAAATTATTTTAG